ACACAGCCGAGCTTTCGCCAAGATATTACATTGAGTCTTTCCGGCGGCAGCCCGAAATCTTCTTATTATATCTCGGGAAATTATCTCAAAGAAAAAGGTACGATCATCAATTCTGATAATAACAGGGCTAGTTTGCGGGTTAATCTGAATAATGAAATCAATGATTGGTATACCGTTAAAGGACAGATATCATTCACCAGGCAGAAGTCAAACAGGGCCGTCACAGCTTCGCGCGCATGGCCCAGCTCAGGTGGATTAATGGACGGATTGCGGGCCGCGCCTACGCTTAGCCTGGATTATCTGGGCAATAACAGTCTTGGAATTCCGAATTACCAGGGATACTATTTTTCCAATCCTTATAATGAGTTGATAGCCAAAACGGACGTGACCCAGAATGACTACTCGATCCTGAACCTGGAAAATTATTTTAAGCTGGCCGACGGCCTGCAATTGGTGGTCAGCCTGGGAGGTAGTCAGAACCTGACTCGCCGAAAAGTATTTTTGCCGCCATCCACAGGCGAAGGGAATGGTGTTCAGGGAAAAGGAAGCAACAATACTTCCAATACTTACAGCTACAATGTCAATGCATACCTGCAGTACGAAAAGACTTTCAGGAAAAATCACTACCTGAATTCGACAATGGGTGTGGAATATAACGACCAGACTGTTGAATTCGTCAACACCAATTCATCCGGGTATGCCGTCCCGTTTTTTGGGATTGACAATATCGGAAGTGCCCAGTCGCAGGCAATAGGATCTTTCAAGGAAAAGCGGATTTTGCAGTCCGGCTTTTTGCGGCTCAATTATTCTTTTAAAGGAAGATATGTCCTGAACACTTCCATTCGCGCCGATGGGGCTTCCCCTTTTGCAGCGAACAAAAAGTATGGTATTTTTCCCTCTGTCGCACTTGCCTGGAATTTGGAACAAGAGGAATTCATGAAAGGCGTCAGGTTTATTTCAAACACTAAGCTGAGAGCATCTTATGGTGAAACCGGTAGCCAGGCGATCGGACCCTATTCGTCGCTTTCGCAATACAGCAGCGGATTTTACGAAATGGGGCCAGGTGGCGACGGCGCAGTGATAGCGACGGGCATTTATCCCAACACGATTGCCAATCCCAATCTTTCATGGGAACGTACGCGGCAGTTTAATGCCGGGGTGGATTTCAATACTGCCAAAGACCGGCTCGTTATCAGTTTTGACTATTATAATAAAGTTACGTCAGACTTGTTGCAGCCCAGAAAAGTACCAACTCAATCGGGTGTCAGCACCATTATCGATAATTACGGGACCATGCGCAACCGTGGCGTGGAATTGAGTATTCAGGCCAATATCATTCAAAAGAAGAACGCGACGTTTTCGTCCAGGATCAACATTTCAAAAAACGTAAACACATTGATCGACCTGGGGGACCGGACCCAGTCTGATTATGTCAGCATCAATGGAAACTTGCTGGGAGGCGTTTCGGGAATCCTGACACCAGGGGAGGAGATAGGAAGGTTCTTCGGGTTCAAAGTAGCTGGATTAACCCAGACTACTGATTTCGATGCCGACGGCAACCCGACCTTTCCAACTTTTGAGGGCCCAAAGCCTCCCGGATCGAAAGGTACGCCGTTCTATGGATCATGGATTTATGCCGATGCAAATGGGGACAACATTATCAATGCGGATGACCGGGTGGTCTTGGGCAAATCCACTCCTGACTTCACATTTGGATGGAGCAACGATATTACCTGGAAAAATTTTGCAGTCAATGCGTTGTTTACCGGCTCGGTTGGAAATGATGTGCTTAACCTGACTAATTTCTACATCATGAATGGGGTCGTCGATTACGGAGGCGTGGGTTTCAACCAGTCGGAAGAATGGTACAACAAGCGCTACACGGAAGCCAGACCGCATAACGACCCTAAGTACCCCGGCATTCAGCGGGGGATCGCATCGGGGGATATTAACTCGACAATGCTCGAAGACGGAAGTTTTGTAAGGCTTAAAATGCTGAGTCTTTCCTATACGTTTCCAAGACTGGGACCGGTCAAAAACCCACGGTTATTTGTGACAGGTACCAACTTATGGACGCTAACCAATTATACCGGTTTTGACCCGGAAGTGAGCTCTTACGGTCAATCGCTTCTGCAACAAGGTATTGACTATGGGGCCTATCCATCGCAGCGTTCCTACACCATTGGTTTTTCCTGTAATTTTTAGTTACGACTCAACGCATAATCCTTATGAGATACCATATAAAAATTGCCGCATTGCTTTTGCTGGGAATCGTTTCCTGCAAAGACAACCTGGAAGAATCACCCTATTCTTCATTGAGCAAAGAAGTTGTGTTTAAAGACGAGGACGGTCTCAATCAGGCCACAATCGGGGTTTATCACGCCTGGACGGCGCCGGATTTTAACGACATTACCAGCAGATTTATCCTCACAGAGTCGGGGCACCGGTACGCTACGGCCGGACTGCTGGGTTCCGGCGCCGATCCTTATTACAGGTTCGGGCATACTTCCACCTCCGGTGCATTTGAATCGGTCTGGGCCAGGTTTTACAAGATTATTTTTCGAGCTAATACCGTGATCGCCAATGCAAAGCAGGCGGTACCCGGCGAAGAGGAGGAAGCAGATCCCTATATTGCCGAAGCCAGGTTTTTAAGAGGTTATGCCTATTTCAATCTGGTGAGGTTCTTTGGTGGGGTGCCGCTGATATTGGACGAGGTTAAATCCCTGGACGATGAGGCGCTGATTTTTGCACCCAGATCGACCAATATCCAGGTTTATGATGCGATTATAGCGGATTTGACATTTGCGGAAGCCAATCTTCCCGATTCCCGCGGAGGCGCTGAACTGGGACGTGTTTCGGCAGGGGCTGCTAAGGCTATGTTGGGCAAGGTATACTTGACAATGGCTGGTAAACCGCTCAATATGACCGCTAACTATCAAAAGGCCGTAGATAGGCTGTCAGAGCTGGTAGGGCCTGAAAATGAAGAAAAGTACGATTTTGAGTTGCTGCCTGACTTTCAGGAGATTTTTGCTTTATCCAATGAAAGAAATCGCGAGATCGTACTGTCGTTTGGTTATTTTATTAACTCCTCTAATCCCAACGGGAATATCCTGCCATTCAATCTTTTTCCTTCCGGGCTGGTCAATGGCGATGAGCAAACAAACTACGGGCTGACTTACGATTTTTATAAATTGTTTGAAAAAACAGATACCAGAAGAGATTTTACACTGGTGTACAGGTACGCGTTTCAGGGAAGTGCGAGGGCGGGAGCGGAGCCGGGAGACAGCATCATTTATAATCCGGCCATTGGAAACTACATTGTGAAGCGTACCAATGCTTCTTTTGGCCATGATGACTTTAAATACGGCATCGCCTTCGGCAAATTGGCGCGAGAACCCAGACCGGCGGGCGCCGCAGTACAAGGTTATAGCGCCGACCTGATCGAAATGCGGTTCTCGGACGTCCTTTTGAGTCTGGCAGAAGCATTGACAGAAACCGGTAAAACCGCCCAGGCGCTTCCATTGCTCAATCGGGTACGGGTGCGGGCCAAAGCAACGCCATCCAAGGCAACCGCAGTCGCAGACTTGCGTGCAGCCATTCGCAATGAGCGGCGACTGGAACTTTCCGGAGAGTTTAACACCGTTTTCGACATTCGCAGATGGGGTACATTGAAAGAAGAAATCGCCGCCATGTCCTCCGGCCAGATCGTCGACAATGTGCTGGTTCCGTATTCGGAAAGGCTTGAAATATATCCCATTCCCCAGTCCCAGATTGATGCTAATCCGAATTTGCAGCAGAATGATGGGTGGTAGGAGATATGTCGCGCTAATTTTTTAGAAAGAATGTGACCGGTTGGTAAGGATTCCGTCTAAATGACATGATCCTTACCAACTTTTTTATGAAGCACATTTTATACTTTTTACTTTTTTCTGCACAAGTTGTTACGCCCAGCAAACCAACAGCAAAAACTACATCATCCACCGCACCTTCAAACAAACTGGTGCCAATCCAAATGATGTCAGCAAGGTCAACATCCAAGTGCAATACTTCGACGGTCTGGGCAGGCCCTTGCAAAATGTGGCGGTTGGACAAAATCCTTCGGGAGCAGATTTAGTCCAGCCCATTGAATATGATGCCTTTGGACGGCAGGTGAAACACTATCTTCCCTACCCAGCCGCAGGTAACGGTGCTTTTAAACCCGCCGCACAAGCGGCCCAGGTCGGGTTTTACTCCACCAATTCAGGCGGTTTGGAACCCACCGACCTGGCCCGGCCGTATTCCGAAACTGGTTTCGAACTTTCTGCATTGAACCGTCCCCAGGCTGAAAGGGCTCCCGGCAACAAAAGCGCCTCTGCAAACATCAGTTACGGTACCAACATTGCCGGCGAAGTAAAACGCTACGATTATGTGCCCAATGTCAATATCCTGCTCACCGTCAGCAGCCAGGGTGAATACGCGGCAGGAAAGCTGTACCGGGTTCAGGCTATTGATGAAAACGGTAAGACTACCATCGAGTTCACCGACTTACAGGGAAGGCTTGTCTGCCGGAAGGTGGCCGCTTCCGCCAATGAAATACTGGCTACCTATTATGTCTACGATGATTATGGCCAGCTCCGTGCCGTCTTGCAGCCCCAGTACCAGGACAATGACACCACCGCTGACTACGCTTTCCTGTATGAGTATGACAACCGTGGACGCGTGGTAGTGAAGAAAATAGCTGGTGCAGACCTTGTAAATCTGGTCTACGATAATTTTGACAGGCAGGTACTCTCCCAGGATGCCGCCCAACTCGCCCGCAGCGTCTGGGAATTTACCAAATACGATGCATTGAACCGTGCAATACTGACTGGCGAGATCGCTTCTGCATCCAGCCGCGCTGTGTGGCAGACCAGTATCAATGCCAACCAGGTGCACCATGAAGACAAGGCTGCCGGAGGGATTGGTTATACGCTTGGCAATACACTTCCCAATATCGCCGAGGCCAATGTACTGGTAGTCAACTATTATGACGATTACTCTTTCCCAAAACCAGCTAACCTGGGCTATGCCAATACTTACAGCGTTAATGCATTAAACTCCGCCAAGGGCCTGCAAACTGGAAGCCGGACGCGGATGCTGGCAGGTGCCAATCAGTGGCTGACCAGCGCAACCTACTATGATGCTGAGTACCGGCCTGTCCAGACAGTCAGGGAACTTCACGATCTCGGTGCTGGCGCCATTGAGCGGGTTTCAATGCAATACAAATACGACCTCGCGCCTGTCATTGCCCAGGAAAAGACCGAGCAGGTCATTGCTACCGGTACCAATTTACATCTGAAAACTTACGAGTATGATCATTCCGATCGGCTTTTGAGTGTGAAGGAAAAAGTCATTAATGGCAGTAAATCCAGGGAAGCAGTCACCCTTGCCCAGCGTTACAATGCATTGGGGCAATTGCAGCAAAAGTGGTTTCATTCCGAGGACGGTACCTATTTCCGCAGAAGGACCACCTACACCCATAACATCCGTGGCTGGCTGACGCAAGGCCAGACTTTTTACAAAACCAAAGAAAATGAGCCGGACTCTTCATTTTACAACTTTTCACTCAGCTATGCCAACGGGAACAACTATACCAATGGCAACATTAGCCAAATGCAATGGAGTGGGAAAGCTGAAAACAGTTTCATAAAAGGGCTGACTTTCATCTACGACAGCGCCAACCGTATGTTGGGTTCAACAGGTTTGAACAATTACAAAGAAACCGAAAGCGGGATCAGTTATGACAAGAATGGCAATATCAAGACATTGATTCGAAGTGGAGTGGTATTGGATAATTTGAGTTATGCTTACCTCGGCAATCGGCTTTCGGCTGTCACTGATGGCTCAGGGAGCAACTTGGGCGTGAAGAATGGGGTTAGCAATTATGGTTATGACGGCAATGGCAATATGACCAGCGATAGCAACCGGGGAGCAGTGCTGACCTACAATTATTTAAACTTGACGAAAACAGTAACGATTGGTGGTAAAACATTAACTTATGACTACGATGCGGCGGGTACAAAGCATAAATATGTAGCTGATACATTGACTGCTAAATATGCCGGGGATTTTGAGTATGACCAGAGCAATGTGTTCAAGCGGCTGGCCATTAGTGACGGGCAGGCTGTTTACCGGAAGGATACCATTCGTTTTGACTATTATCTGAAAGACCATTTGGGGAATGTAAGAGTGGTTTTTGATGAGAAGGGGCGGATTTTGCAGCGGACGGATTACTATCCTTTTGGGTTGGAGATTGATCGGAATGCTCCTGTGCAGACGCCTTCGGCGAGGAACAATGTGAATAGGTTTCTGTATAATGGGAAGGAATTGCAAGTTGGTACGGGGCTTGTAGATTATGGGGCCAGGATGTATATGCCGGAGATTGGTAGGTGGGGTGTGGTTGATCCGATGGCAGAGTTTTACCAGAGCCTATCCCCTTATAATTACACGGAAAACGACCCGGTCACAAATATTGATCCTGATGGCATGATGTCATTTAGTGTTAATGGCTCAGATGACGAAATTTTAAAACGCGGTACACGGTTTGGGAGTATGGACAAGCGGGTAATAGGTGACTGCCCGAGCTGCCCCAAGGACAAAGCGTATGATATTTACCGGGATTCCAAGGAATTATTTACTTATGATGGGAAAACCGCCAGTGTATACAATAGCAAGGGGGAAATGGCAGAGCGGGCCGCAAGGCCTTCCGAAGCCACCACCATCGGCCTGCCCTTATGGTATAGCTTGGGTGCCTTCGCCGAAAATGCACCACAAGTAGGCTTGAATGCCCTCAAAGTAGGTGTAACAATACCTTTGATGACGCTGGCTTTTGTTTTGTCACCGACATCAGTAGGGGAAGGTTCGACGGTAAATCCGCCAACTGTGAACTACAATATACCACCCAAAGTTTTACCTGGATTCCCAGGAGCAAAAAGAGATACGCCAAAAGCAGGTAGGGCACGGTGGGTAACACCTGATGGTAAAATATTGGAATGGGATAAGCAACATGGAGACGTAGAAGTTTATGACAAAAGGGGCAGACATCAAGGATCAGCTGATCCAAATACTGGTAAAATGATGAAAGATCCCGTCCCAGGCAGAAAAACTCAAAATTAGTTTTATGGAAAAAATAGAAAGGATTATAAGCATTTTTGATAAAAAAAATGGTGGGCTATTATCTGAAATAAATATTGACAACATTCCCTTGCCCGTATTGAAAGATATATTTATGCCTCCCGATGATGATCATCTAATGATAGATCCCCAAATCATTAAGAAAAAGCACATTAAATCCTTAATTCCGTACTTAGAAAAAAGTATGGTCTTTGATTTTAAGTCTTTTGTCTATTCTGTTGACTGCTTTAAGATTGATGATTAGCTCTCGAATATGGAAATTAAACGAGTAATTTTTGTCTACAACAAGGCAAACGAAGATTTAATCGATGAAATATTAATTGACATACCTATTGAATCTTTAAAATCAATTTTTACCCCTTATGAGGATGACCCTGATTTAATTATGTCGTACGACATAACAGAAGAACAGGCATCCCAGTTACAATTATTTAAAAGCGTAGATTTTAACCTTTTGAATAACATTTATCAAATGGAATGTTATCAAGAATAAACCAAAATACTTTTAATTAATAACATTACTATCAAAGCCCTGGGTGATCGGGGCTTTGGCTTTACAACGCTGTCACATTTTGATTAAGAACTCTTTAAAATTATTGTTGGTAAGCATCTTATCTACGAGCCCGTAGATTCTGTGCCTGTTTTCGTATCCAAGTTTCTAAGTCAGTTTTAATTACCTCGACTATCTGAATAGTAATCTGGAAGTCCCACAAAATGTCAAATGGAAAGTTTTTACTGATATCCTAATGGCTGCCAGGGTGTATGAGTATTAGTTCGCTTAGGGCGATTACCGATACATATGAGATTTACAATAATACTACGCATCAGCGAATTTTGTTTGACGGGATTTTAATTCTCAAGACTTATGACCACAGGGCCGGTTCATACGTCCAAGTCTCGCTTCCCGGGCTTTGAAGTCAAAATCAAACAAAAAAATTGCTATTTTTATAACAAAATAGCTGTTATGACAACTTCCCGAAAACGCTGGCGAGGGACGCTGGTGCTGATATTCAGCATTGTGCTGCTTTCCTTTAACTCTTGCCACCGCCATTTGTCTGTCGCCAAAAGTGACTATAAACAGTATAGCATGGATACCCAGCTGACTGTGGATTCTTCGGTGGTGAAGTATTACCTGCCTTACAAAGAAAAAATGCAGGCGGAAATGAACAAAGTGATTGGGCAAACCGAGCAGGAATTGACCAAACCGTCGACGCCGGAAACATTGATGGGCAATTTCTTTGCCGATGCCATTTTGAAGGAAGGCTTGAAAAAAGATCCTACCATTCAGTTTACATTGTCGACCAAAGGCGGGTTGCGCACCACTTTTCCAAAAGGTAATATCACGGTTTCCAACGTTTTTGAGCTCATGCCATTTGAAAATGAACTGGTTGTGCTCAAACTCACCGGGCAGAATGTGCAACAGGTGATCGACTTTATCGTGAAAAAAGACGGAGAGCCGGTGTCTGGTATCCGTATGAAAATCAAGGATCACAAAGCCTTTGACGTTACCATCGGAGGTCAGCCTTTTGATGTTAATAAAACTTATAATTTGCTGACCTATGATTATCTCGCCGATGGAGGGGATGATCTGGAATGCCTGAGAAATCCGATTGAAAGAAGGGAAATCAATCAGAAGGTAAGGGAGGCAATTTTGGAAAATATTAGTGATCTGACCAGTCAGGGAAAAAAAATAAACGCTCAACTCGATGAAAGAATTGTTATCGTCAAAGATTGACAGAAGGGGCTTCCTTCAAAAAAGTGCAGCCGGTGCTGCATTGTTAGCATTGGGTACAGCGCCATTCGATTCTTTCGGGAAAGATTCGACCGTGCAGCTTACCATCCTGCATACCAATGATGTACACAGCCGCATTGAACCATTTCCGATGGACGGCTCACGTAACCAGGGGCTCGGCGGTGTTGCGCGGCGGGCTGCATTGGTGAAGAAGATCAGGGCAGAGCAAAAGAATGTGCTTTTACTGGATGCTGGCGACATTTTTCAGGGAACGCCTTACTTCAACCTGTATGGTGGCGAAGTTGAAATGACCGTGATGTCGGAAATGGGTTATGACGCTGCTACAATGGGCAACCACGATTTTGACAATGGCCTGGCCGGTTTTGCGAAGCAGTTGCCCCACGCCAATTTTCCGTTTCTGGTAAGTAACTACAACTTTGAAAATACCGAACTGAAAGGTAAGACGCAGCCTTTCAAAATATTTAAAAAGCAAGGCATCAAAATCGGTGTTTTCGGCTTGGGAATTGAGCTTTTCGGGATAGTGAACAAGAAAAACTATGGTGATACGGTTTACCTGGACCCTATTGCCAAGGCCAATGAAATGGCTTCATTGCTGAAAAACGATTATCATTGCGACCTGGTGATCTGCCTGTCGCATTTGGGATATAAATACAAGGAAGATAAGGTTTCAGACCAGATTCTGGCCAAGTCTACCCGCAATATTGACCTGATCATTGGAGGCCATACCCATACTTTTATGAAAGTGCCGGAAGATATCGTGAACCTGGACGGCAAGATCACGACTGTCAACCAGGTTGGTTTTGCAGGTATTAACCTGGGAAGACTGGATTACTTTTTTAACCGGGATTCGGGCAAACAAAAGATGCTCGCTTCGGTGTATCCGGTGCACGAATACGGCCTCGTTTAATACTCTGGCAGCGATCTGTCCATATGCAGGAATTGCTGCCGGATTTTTTCTTCTTCCAGGTCCAGCTGAGCCAGGTGCTGTTTAATAACCTCTTCTTCAAAGACTTCCTTCTTATTGAACTTGTGTAGTAGTACTCTTTTTCGATCTAATAATTCTTTGGTAATCAGCTGGTATCTGCTGACATAGTCGTGTCCTGCCTGGATCGGATCGGATTCGCGCACATGGTCAAGAAATCCAAGGTCACTTTCCAGCTTGTATTTCAAGCTTTGCAAAAGTTCGTTTTTAGGAATTTCCTCTAAGTACTTTTCCTTGATCATGTTCAGGGATTCTTCGGCCAGTTTTCTTCTGATCAAGATGTCCTGTTCCTGAGACGAAACGGAGTAATCCAGTTCTTGAACATTCATCCACCTGATCACAAATGGCAGGGTAAGGCCTTGAAATACAAGCGTTACCAGGAT
The genomic region above belongs to Dyadobacter pollutisoli and contains:
- a CDS encoding 5'-nucleotidase C-terminal domain-containing protein, giving the protein MTTSRKRWRGTLVLIFSIVLLSFNSCHRHLSVAKSDYKQYSMDTQLTVDSSVVKYYLPYKEKMQAEMNKVIGQTEQELTKPSTPETLMGNFFADAILKEGLKKDPTIQFTLSTKGGLRTTFPKGNITVSNVFELMPFENELVVLKLTGQNVQQVIDFIVKKDGEPVSGIRMKIKDHKAFDVTIGGQPFDVNKTYNLLTYDYLADGGDDLECLRNPIERREINQKVREAILENISDLTSQGKKINAQLDERIVIVKD
- a CDS encoding SusC/RagA family TonB-linked outer membrane protein; the protein is MQKTQRANEPGPCSDTIIFLRIGFFLMLFFVCNHIISYAQQTVPDTTRKVKQDTLPRPVTPPTATPVKPASDTLPKQKNTTDTTSKPVDAAIPAKASQNFDPLVKPTQQPDTIKTKAATDSSITPVTKPDSNNTSKNQPGSNAPAQTVQPADSAGLKQNAPRLTDPGPDAKIIKGTVVDEKGLGLPGVSVLVKGTQIQAITETDGTFEMKVPAKASTLVYSSVGFTAQEIAIGNKTQFSVQLKPEAKALNEVVVVGYGAQSKRDLASSTSRVSATEYKSAVINTVDQALQGRTTGVQVVETSGEPGAASVVRIRGNNSLSGNNEPLYVIDGFPMPPYREAGANFSGAYTQNGLYGINPNDIESMEILKDASATAIYGSRGANGVVLITTKAGKRGEGRVDLVNKTSFGRISNPIKMMNSRQYAEIINESFSMTDRNPPFENLDSTLTNTDWVAAVTQPSFRQDITLSLSGGSPKSSYYISGNYLKEKGTIINSDNNRASLRVNLNNEINDWYTVKGQISFTRQKSNRAVTASRAWPSSGGLMDGLRAAPTLSLDYLGNNSLGIPNYQGYYFSNPYNELIAKTDVTQNDYSILNLENYFKLADGLQLVVSLGGSQNLTRRKVFLPPSTGEGNGVQGKGSNNTSNTYSYNVNAYLQYEKTFRKNHYLNSTMGVEYNDQTVEFVNTNSSGYAVPFFGIDNIGSAQSQAIGSFKEKRILQSGFLRLNYSFKGRYVLNTSIRADGASPFAANKKYGIFPSVALAWNLEQEEFMKGVRFISNTKLRASYGETGSQAIGPYSSLSQYSSGFYEMGPGGDGAVIATGIYPNTIANPNLSWERTRQFNAGVDFNTAKDRLVISFDYYNKVTSDLLQPRKVPTQSGVSTIIDNYGTMRNRGVELSIQANIIQKKNATFSSRINISKNVNTLIDLGDRTQSDYVSINGNLLGGVSGILTPGEEIGRFFGFKVAGLTQTTDFDADGNPTFPTFEGPKPPGSKGTPFYGSWIYADANGDNIINADDRVVLGKSTPDFTFGWSNDITWKNFAVNALFTGSVGNDVLNLTNFYIMNGVVDYGGVGFNQSEEWYNKRYTEARPHNDPKYPGIQRGIASGDINSTMLEDGSFVRLKMLSLSYTFPRLGPVKNPRLFVTGTNLWTLTNYTGFDPEVSSYGQSLLQQGIDYGAYPSQRSYTIGFSCNF
- a CDS encoding DUF7683 domain-containing protein, with amino-acid sequence MEKIERIISIFDKKNGGLLSEINIDNIPLPVLKDIFMPPDDDHLMIDPQIIKKKHIKSLIPYLEKSMVFDFKSFVYSVDCFKIDD
- a CDS encoding RagB/SusD family nutrient uptake outer membrane protein translates to MRYHIKIAALLLLGIVSCKDNLEESPYSSLSKEVVFKDEDGLNQATIGVYHAWTAPDFNDITSRFILTESGHRYATAGLLGSGADPYYRFGHTSTSGAFESVWARFYKIIFRANTVIANAKQAVPGEEEEADPYIAEARFLRGYAYFNLVRFFGGVPLILDEVKSLDDEALIFAPRSTNIQVYDAIIADLTFAEANLPDSRGGAELGRVSAGAAKAMLGKVYLTMAGKPLNMTANYQKAVDRLSELVGPENEEKYDFELLPDFQEIFALSNERNREIVLSFGYFINSSNPNGNILPFNLFPSGLVNGDEQTNYGLTYDFYKLFEKTDTRRDFTLVYRYAFQGSARAGAEPGDSIIYNPAIGNYIVKRTNASFGHDDFKYGIAFGKLAREPRPAGAAVQGYSADLIEMRFSDVLLSLAEALTETGKTAQALPLLNRVRVRAKATPSKATAVADLRAAIRNERRLELSGEFNTVFDIRRWGTLKEEIAAMSSGQIVDNVLVPYSERLEIYPIPQSQIDANPNLQQNDGW
- a CDS encoding DUF7660 family protein, with translation MNSNLEVPQNVKWKVFTDILMAARVYEY
- a CDS encoding DUF6443 domain-containing protein, whose translation is MHRTFKQTGANPNDVSKVNIQVQYFDGLGRPLQNVAVGQNPSGADLVQPIEYDAFGRQVKHYLPYPAAGNGAFKPAAQAAQVGFYSTNSGGLEPTDLARPYSETGFELSALNRPQAERAPGNKSASANISYGTNIAGEVKRYDYVPNVNILLTVSSQGEYAAGKLYRVQAIDENGKTTIEFTDLQGRLVCRKVAASANEILATYYVYDDYGQLRAVLQPQYQDNDTTADYAFLYEYDNRGRVVVKKIAGADLVNLVYDNFDRQVLSQDAAQLARSVWEFTKYDALNRAILTGEIASASSRAVWQTSINANQVHHEDKAAGGIGYTLGNTLPNIAEANVLVVNYYDDYSFPKPANLGYANTYSVNALNSAKGLQTGSRTRMLAGANQWLTSATYYDAEYRPVQTVRELHDLGAGAIERVSMQYKYDLAPVIAQEKTEQVIATGTNLHLKTYEYDHSDRLLSVKEKVINGSKSREAVTLAQRYNALGQLQQKWFHSEDGTYFRRRTTYTHNIRGWLTQGQTFYKTKENEPDSSFYNFSLSYANGNNYTNGNISQMQWSGKAENSFIKGLTFIYDSANRMLGSTGLNNYKETESGISYDKNGNIKTLIRSGVVLDNLSYAYLGNRLSAVTDGSGSNLGVKNGVSNYGYDGNGNMTSDSNRGAVLTYNYLNLTKTVTIGGKTLTYDYDAAGTKHKYVADTLTAKYAGDFEYDQSNVFKRLAISDGQAVYRKDTIRFDYYLKDHLGNVRVVFDEKGRILQRTDYYPFGLEIDRNAPVQTPSARNNVNRFLYNGKELQVGTGLVDYGARMYMPEIGRWGVVDPMAEFYQSLSPYNYTENDPVTNIDPDGMMSFSVNGSDDEILKRGTRFGSMDKRVIGDCPSCPKDKAYDIYRDSKELFTYDGKTASVYNSKGEMAERAARPSEATTIGLPLWYSLGAFAENAPQVGLNALKVGVTIPLMTLAFVLSPTSVGEGSTVNPPTVNYNIPPKVLPGFPGAKRDTPKAGRARWVTPDGKILEWDKQHGDVEVYDKRGRHQGSADPNTGKMMKDPVPGRKTQN
- a CDS encoding bifunctional metallophosphatase/5'-nucleotidase yields the protein MKELLSSKIDRRGFLQKSAAGAALLALGTAPFDSFGKDSTVQLTILHTNDVHSRIEPFPMDGSRNQGLGGVARRAALVKKIRAEQKNVLLLDAGDIFQGTPYFNLYGGEVEMTVMSEMGYDAATMGNHDFDNGLAGFAKQLPHANFPFLVSNYNFENTELKGKTQPFKIFKKQGIKIGVFGLGIELFGIVNKKNYGDTVYLDPIAKANEMASLLKNDYHCDLVICLSHLGYKYKEDKVSDQILAKSTRNIDLIIGGHTHTFMKVPEDIVNLDGKITTVNQVGFAGINLGRLDYFFNRDSGKQKMLASVYPVHEYGLV
- a CDS encoding DUF7683 domain-containing protein, translating into MEIKRVIFVYNKANEDLIDEILIDIPIESLKSIFTPYEDDPDLIMSYDITEEQASQLQLFKSVDFNLLNNIYQMECYQE